From the Tindallia magadiensis genome, the window ACATGGTTGCCGTCGCAGTATTTTTTAACCGTGTTTCTTGAAATACCCAGTCTGCGGGCTATTTCTCGCTGGCTGATGTTCTCATGGGTATGCATTTTTCGTATTTGGCCATATAATTCCACGTCTACGATCACGCTTTTCGCCCTCCAATCAATTGTGTTGTTGCTCTCAATTGTATCGGAGTTTTGGTTTGGTGGCTCATTTTTCATTAGCACAAGGGCTGTTTTTGCTCACTTTTAGATTAGCATATGCACTTTAGCCCCCTATGAATTATCATAGGGTTAATTGCAATTCTTCTGGGGGATTTTTTAACTAATATGGTGGGGTATTTTTAGATTATCATAAACATACCGGCCTCGGACTATCTATTGTAAAAACAATCATAGATGCTCACGATGGTAATTATGGAGTTGAAACGGAAGAAGGCAAAGGTAGTGTTTTCTGGTTTCAGCTAGCATCAAAATAATCATGTGAGAGCGACACTTGTACTAATTCTTTATTCTATCCTAAAACCTGAGGCAGTATTCGATTTCGTTATACAAAATCGATTTATCATTCAAAAAATCTATTGTACTTCAGATTTAACCCTCCTTATAATGAGGATTGGACTAGAGGTAAAATGAGCAAAAGGAGGAAGTGACAATGAGAAAATTTTTATTGATAATGCTGATCGTGGTATTAGCATTTAGTCTTATTGCTTGTGGAGGCGATAACGGCGAAGAGGATGTAAGTGTCAACGAAGAGGTGACAGAAGCTGAAGGCAATGATGTAGAGGAAATGGATGAAGAACAGGAACGTCCTTTTGAAGGAACCGTACTGGAATTATCCGTTGCTTATGGAGGAGCTGATGGATCCTTTGAAGCTTTTACAGAAGAAACTGGCATTGAAATCGAATGGGTCAGTTTATCAACAGGAGCAAAACTTTCGCAGTTACAGGCAGAAGAAGGAGAGACCACAACTGATGTATGGTTTGGTGGCGGGGTAGACAGTTACTTTGCTGCAAGAGACCTAGGATACCTTTATCAGTATCGATCTCCTGAGTTTGACAACATTGATGAAAAGTATCTTGATCCGGAAGGTTATTTTGGAGCATTGTCTTTGGTACCCTTTGGATTTATTGTTAATGAAGAATTGATTGAAGAGCTGGGTCTGGATATGCCGGAAACCTGGGAAGACCTTGCTGACTCACAGTATGATGGAGAAATTATCATGGCTGATCCAAGTATTTCTGGAGGTCAGTATGCAATTCTTAGTGGATTGATTCAAGTGATGGGTGAAGATGCTGCTTGGGAGTACTGGGAAGCGGTTAATGAAAATGTAGATTACTATGCTCAAAGTGGTGGGGAACCACAGCAGAAGGTTGCAGCAGGAGAATTTGCTATTGGATTGACGGCTATTCATGGACAAACCTTTGGTCTGATGGAAACAGCACCGGTAGTGGGGATTTTCCCATCAGAAAATATTCCATGGATTCCTGCACCCATTGCAATCTTTGAAAACTCAGAAAACAAAGAAGCGGCAAAGGTTTTAGTGGACTGGTACTTATCGGAGCATGGTCAAGATATCTTGATGGAAGCAGATGCAAGAATCATGGCAAATCGAAAAGTAGCACCTCCTGAAGAAATGGGTACCTTAAACATGGATCAACTTATTGATTTTGATCTGGAGCGAATGGGAAGAGAACGAGAAGAAATTCTTGGAAGTTGGAAGGAACTTATTGGTGAATAGAGGATATGCAAAGAGAAGGGGAGAGCGATCTTCCCTTTCTTTTAGCGTTTTTTTTGATAAAATCTTAATAGCGGGTATTGCTGGCACTCTGTTTCTGTTTATTCTATATCCGGTAGCAGGTGTGTTGATGAGAAGCTTGAAATGGAATGGTGAATGGTCTTTGTATCATTACCGGAACTTAATGACCCTACGGAATCTGGAGCTGATCAGGAACAGTGTTTTTGTTGCCACTTTTTCTTCCATCAACGCAACCCTCTTGGCTTTCTGCATCGGTGTATTTGCTCATTTCAAGAAGCGATTTGTACGAAATGCTATATATCGGAGCCTGATGATGACTATGATCTCTCCTCCCTTTATTTCGGCAATAGCCTTATTAACTCTATTTGGACGAAGAGGATTGATTAGCTACGGGGTTTTTGGTGTAACCCTAAATCCTTATGGATGGCATGGCATTGTTATTTTACAGAGCTTAAGTGGTGTGTCACTTTCGGCTATTATGATGATGACCGGATTGTCTCAGATCGACAGCAGACTCTTTTTGGCGGCAAGAGATTTAGGGGCAAATCCTTGGAGTACGCTAAAAGAAGTAGTTTTACCCTCTATGGTACCTACCGTTCTCTCTGTTTTCTTTTTACAATTTACTATGAACATTTCAGATTTTACCACGCCAATTATCATCGGAGGTCGGTATCGAGTCTTAGCCACGGAGGCTTATTTACGAGTATATGCTCAGGCTAACTTAAATGGAGCAGCGGCAATGACTGTTTTGCTACTTCCGCCAGCAATAGTGGCTTTTTACTTTTACCGCAGAAATATGAAGCGGGTACATACGCTTTCAGAGAGGGCGAAAATTCTTGAAATGGAATCATTGAATTTTAAGCTTCCCAAGGGTGTACAGATGTTGACCGGGGGAGTGGTTGCTGTTTTTTTTCTGATTAACGCAGTACAATACGGAAATCTTTTCTTTACTGCTTTCACTAGAAATGTATCTGGAACACCAGTATTCACCTTGGATCATTTTGCTGTGTTTCAAAGCAGACATGTGGATGCACTGATCAGAACCATATACATGGCTGTAGCAGCCGCTCTGTTGTCAACGATGATAGGTGTGTTACTGTCTTATTATCATCGGAGGCGACAAATGAAAGGATTTGGAGTTCTGGAGTTTGTTGGATCCATTCCCTATATTATTCCGGGAATCTTCTTTGGCTTAGCTTACGTAGTGGTTTTTCACCGAGGACCCATTTCACTGACAGGAACACTGATCATTCTAATTCTAAACTGTACTTTCCGACATATTTCAGTAGGAAATAAAGCGGCTAATGCAGCTTTTGAGACTTTAGATCATAAAATCGAATGGGCTTCTTATGATCTGGGGGCATCAAAAATTGGATCTCTTCTAAAGGTTACTTTTCCCATTTTGCGTCCCACTTTGTTAGTAAGCTTTATCAACAGTTTTACAGCATCTATGACGACGGTAGGGCCTCTGTTGTTTCTAGTGTCACCACGAAACCTGGTGACAAGTGTCTTAATGTTTAATGAAGTCAATAGTGGAAGATACGGACAAAGTGCCGTCATAGGAAGTGCTTTGATTTTGATTACTTTTAGTGTAAACCTGATGGCTATCCGACTATTGAGCGCCCAAAGGAGGAGAGGAAAATAATCCTTCAGATGAAAAACATGACAAAGATTTATGAAGAAAATAAAGGAGTAAGGGACTTTTCTCTTGAGGTAGAAAAAGGCGAATTTATTAGCCTTTTAGGTCCTTCGGGTTGCGGAAAAACCACAACCTTGAATTTGATTGGTGGTTTTATTATCCCTGACAGGGGGCACATTTTTATTAATGAAAAGGAAATTACATTACTTCCTCCAGAAAAGCGTCCAGTGTCTACGGTGTTTCAAAATTATGCTCTTTTTCCTCACCTTTCCGTGCTTGAGAACATTGCCTTTGGAGTTCGTTACTTCAAGAAGTTTCAAAAACGTAAGGCGTTAGTGCATGCTAAAGAATTTGTTGATCTTGTGGGATTGAAGGGATATGAAGATGTTAATATCGGAAATCTTAGCGGTGGTCAGCAACAACGGGTAGCCCTTGCAAGATCGATAGCTACTGGAGCAGAGGTTTTGTTATTGGACGAACCTCTCAGCAATTTAGATGCATCTTTACGGGGATCACTAAGAAGAGAACTGAAAGAACTTCAGAGAAGAACGCGAGTCACCATGATTTTTGTCACTCATGATCAGGGAGAAGCTTTGAGTCTTTCGGATCGGATAGTTGTTATGGATCATGGGAGAATTGTGCAGGTAGGAAGACCAAGTGAG encodes:
- a CDS encoding ABC transporter substrate-binding protein, whose protein sequence is MRKFLLIMLIVVLAFSLIACGGDNGEEDVSVNEEVTEAEGNDVEEMDEEQERPFEGTVLELSVAYGGADGSFEAFTEETGIEIEWVSLSTGAKLSQLQAEEGETTTDVWFGGGVDSYFAARDLGYLYQYRSPEFDNIDEKYLDPEGYFGALSLVPFGFIVNEELIEELGLDMPETWEDLADSQYDGEIIMADPSISGGQYAILSGLIQVMGEDAAWEYWEAVNENVDYYAQSGGEPQQKVAAGEFAIGLTAIHGQTFGLMETAPVVGIFPSENIPWIPAPIAIFENSENKEAAKVLVDWYLSEHGQDILMEADARIMANRKVAPPEEMGTLNMDQLIDFDLERMGREREEILGSWKELIGE
- a CDS encoding ABC transporter permease, whose amino-acid sequence is MRSLKWNGEWSLYHYRNLMTLRNLELIRNSVFVATFSSINATLLAFCIGVFAHFKKRFVRNAIYRSLMMTMISPPFISAIALLTLFGRRGLISYGVFGVTLNPYGWHGIVILQSLSGVSLSAIMMMTGLSQIDSRLFLAARDLGANPWSTLKEVVLPSMVPTVLSVFFLQFTMNISDFTTPIIIGGRYRVLATEAYLRVYAQANLNGAAAMTVLLLPPAIVAFYFYRRNMKRVHTLSERAKILEMESLNFKLPKGVQMLTGGVVAVFFLINAVQYGNLFFTAFTRNVSGTPVFTLDHFAVFQSRHVDALIRTIYMAVAAALLSTMIGVLLSYYHRRRQMKGFGVLEFVGSIPYIIPGIFFGLAYVVVFHRGPISLTGTLIILILNCTFRHISVGNKAANAAFETLDHKIEWASYDLGASKIGSLLKVTFPILRPTLLVSFINSFTASMTTVGPLLFLVSPRNLVTSVLMFNEVNSGRYGQSAVIGSALILITFSVNLMAIRLLSAQRRRGK
- a CDS encoding winged helix-turn-helix transcriptional regulator, producing the protein MKNEPPNQNSDTIESNNTIDWRAKSVIVDVELYGQIRKMHTHENISQREIARRLGISRNTVKKYCDGNHV
- a CDS encoding ABC transporter ATP-binding protein, with translation MKNMTKIYEENKGVRDFSLEVEKGEFISLLGPSGCGKTTTLNLIGGFIIPDRGHIFINEKEITLLPPEKRPVSTVFQNYALFPHLSVLENIAFGVRYFKKFQKRKALVHAKEFVDLVGLKGYEDVNIGNLSGGQQQRVALARSIATGAEVLLLDEPLSNLDASLRGSLRRELKELQRRTRVTMIFVTHDQGEALSLSDRIVVMDHGRIVQVGRPSEIYDFPKSSYVANFVGKTNKLTDKRGAAFFIRPEEIRLKKNEQSPYRIVEKMFLGHQTELILSEMSGEKDRVEVLLFGKEGRGYEVGDRVELLLNTDAKLKVGTE